gaaccaccgaccttccgtaagccagctgcatggcttcttcacatgaagaattcaacgccccgagtgaggcttgaacccacattgatgaggggcaagtgatttgaagtcagcgatcttaaccactcgccAACGGAGGCCCCTCTACAGGtcaaggggtcgtgagttcgttcgccgggcgggccgtatgttctacGTTacgttttgataaaagacattgtgtctaaaatcattcgtcctccatctctgattcatgtggggaagttggcagttacttgcggagaacaggtttgtactggtacagaatccaggaacactggttaggttaactacccgccgttacataactgaaaactgttgttatccccccgccaaaggcgaaggggatattagaaatgctctccgtccgtgcgtgcgtccgtctgtccgtccgtccgcaacgatctttgtccggagtataacttcaaaagtactggagggattttcttcaaacttcatacactgatagaacatattgggaggaagtgcaatgtgcaagaacaataactctacctttcttattttttgagttattcccctttatcttattttcttaaaaaaaattgtccggagcataactccaaaagtattggagggattttcttcaaacttcaaacactgatagaacacattgggaggaagtgcagtgtgcaagaacaataactctgccttgcctattttttgagttattcccctttatcttattttcttaaaaaaatttgtccggagcataactccaaaagtactggagggattttcttcaaacttcatactctgacagaacacattgggaggaagtgcagtgtgcaagaacaataactctaccttgcctttttttgagttattcccctttatcatattttcttaaaaaaaattgtccggagcatatcttcttcatgtatggagggattttgatatatcttggcacaaatgttcaccaccacgaagcggagtgtcatgcgcaagaaccaggtccctaggtctaaggtcaaggtcacacttagaggtcaaaggatacaagaatgaaaaccttgtccagagcatttcttcttcaggcatagagggattttgatataacttggcacaaatgttcaccaccacgagacggagtgtcatgcgcaagatccaggtccctaggtcttaggtcaaggtcacacttagaggccaaaggtcagatacaagaatgactttgtccaaagcatttcttcttcatgcatggagggattttgatgtaacttggcacaattatacaccatcatgagacgaagtgtcatgcgcagttccctttagaattacttccctttgttgttactttaaatagctttttttgtaactttttcattactagtcgtagggaaaaatcgagaccacttttctgtagcacaacatgcatgctacatccaattttgaggtgtattttgaccaatctctacctggtaaagatttttatgtggacttacaattttttttatttttttttaaagattaacttcccttagttgttactataaataacttatattgtaacatttttataattgaccgtagggaaaaaacaagaccacttttctgtggtacaacatagatgttactttccaattttaggtgtattttaaggtatctctgcctggtaaggagtttttttgtggacttagaaaaacaaaagacttacagtgattactaaacaaccacaaaattaaaattccatttgcaaatacagctgctagagtaaagaaatttgctgtgacgggcatatattgtgacattctggcactcttgttccctgttagctttccattccttctttttacagtagccatatagaaaaacatcatagctatactgttcatgaaaattaataaaatttagcagtaaaccacctcaccactgacttattctttcttccacatctttaaaacccctgatgcggaccacaactaaacggttcttcaaagctttcccaaaaattaatactttcagacactaacttgccatgaactttagccttcaattataatacgcccggcggggggatttgccatgtctaacatggctcttgtttttcaACGGCGttgaaaccaaaaacaaacaaacaaataaacaaacacacttACATGTATTATGAACTTTACTCTCTAATTGACACAAATATGTAAGTATGTAATATTAAAGTCTTCTACTTATTACAGgtggctgattctgaaataaaaacCTGCAGAAATTACACAGATTTCAGTGGCAAGGAGTTTGTCAATCCAATTGGAAATGAGAAGGATCGTAAACTGTATTCACAATACAGTCTTAGACCACTGGAGAAAGAAGCATAAGCGGATAAGCATGAAACAATTGACAAAGTAAAACGTCAATACAAGTCAGTTAAAAATGTTCGGTTCTTGTATATAGTTATTAAATTTTAGGTTGCTAACCAGAAAGATTGTTTAAAGTTGAATTTATTGCTTTTGAATCATGCgaatattaaagaaactgttaaCACACCAAATTTATTGAATCTAAATGAATACGATGGTATGATGAAATAAGTCACTAAACCGGATTGGTGGGGATAGCATTTATTAAACTGTCTTCTAACTTTGAAAAATGGTGGAGATAAAGAGCAAAGTTTGGTGGAGTGAATGGTCGGCACCcagaaacagaaaaacaaaccagaaactattaacaataacaaatttaTTCAGAAAAGTAACCattcaaataccttaaaaatgttAACTAGCCGTAAAGTCCAATCTAATGTGCAAGAATAGTCACAAAATCCTGttctggtcaaatttaaatccaatcagtataatttctaaaatatttcacacaCAGTCCAAACTGTATTTAGTATATCTAAAGATTTGATGGATTTACATCAACAttgtggatttttaaaaaaaaacctttaaagagCTCTGACggatttatattctttggatatacTAAAATCAGTTTGAATACTGTGTGAGGAATTTGGTATTGATACTGATTGGATTTAAAATTGACCAGGACAGGATTTGGATTATTCTTGCTTTTTAGATAGGACTTTACAGGTAGTTAATATTTTTAACTagttatttttgataataaactttgttattgttaatagttgctggtttgttttttctAATATCTTTGGTATTTTTAGTCGTAAGTACTCGTTACCATCAGacgtaaaaatgaatatataagtaCCAAGTCGATGTCCTCCGCTCAGAGGTCAACGTATAGATTCTCCATTATTACTTCGAAGACACGATAGATATTAAGAATCAAGTCGATTACTCCTCTACCACCATGTTTAAAATTTAGAAGTATAAAGCCATTTGTCCCCACTCACGATGTTAACATATCTATGTCTTTTTACTCTTTCGTAATGAAAGCAGAAACATTTTGTAATCATGAAATTGAGAAAAATGATGGGCCGGAGCGTTATTTTCTGTTTCGTttcgttttgttttctttttatttgtttatttgtgcaTGTGTGCGTGCCGCGCTGATGCTTTTCATACAGCAGATTATAGAGGTTCACATTTCAAGCTactttaaatttacataaatgaaTTCTGGTCCCTTATGTGGAATGTTCTCAGTCGGACAAGGCAGTTACACACATTTATAAAAGCAGTTAATGGaatgataaatattgataaagtatAATCTCGGTATGTGTTACAAATAAGCTGAGTGGGCATCAGGGTAGCAAAAACAGCCTAAAATAAACAAGTTACTATGACGGTTTGCAGTAAGAATCCGACTTCATTTGTTGACGGCGAGATAGCGTGTTTCGAACATTATCCTTAGGAAATACTTGCTTcatataaattattgtttttggaTACCAGCGCATGTTAGTAAGGCCTTCAATGAtctcttttatctttttttccttctttaccTTCTTTACTATATCGAACGTGGTATGTCGTTTAGCTAGAACTTCCTTTTCATACGCATAATCAGAATACGCTGCAATATCAACTCCGTACATAGGCGTAATTATTAGCAATATATTCCCTTCGGAAAACTCTAGAGCTCTATCGACATCTGTTGTTGTGCTGAGGAACCCATCTTCTATAAATCGATTCCTGTACGGAAAGTTTTCCTTCAGTCCTCTGTAAAGATTCTTTGTGTAAAGCGTTGGTTTTAATATATCCAACGCCTCATCTATCATATTTCCAGCTTTCAGAAAAATGTCTCTCACTCTTCGGTTTCTAGTGTGAAACGTACATCTTAGTTCTTTATTTAAACGGTACGGGAAGATATTTGCATTCTTGTCTTCGATTAAAAGTCTTTTATCAATACTACACTCGCTGGAATACAGGCTGATCCAAGTGATTGCTTCTAACCTATCAGTGTTTCCTGGACGCACTCGTTTTGCTTTATTCCTCGCCTCGTCAAAACATCGAGATATGCCAAGTTCGTCTGAGATATGTCGCAATGCATCACGGGATCGGTAGAAAAAGCTCTTTTTATATGCTGAAAATGTAAAATGGtataaagtaaacaaaatatttatctattCATCACGTCACTATATGATACCTAGAAAGCAATGCCGTATTAGCATAAGTTATGTCAAGCAAAACTACAGAACCAAATCCATGGAATAAGTATTACGCACGGTTCTGTGCTCACTGGGTGCAAAGATTTATTAAGGTGGCTATAATTAGTCAAGGTAGTGGTAGTTATAAGAATCGACAATTTTAGTGACATTACGTATCTCCAGTCAATGTCTGGGGAGTTTGGCGGAATATACGTATTTGAACAAAGATTGCTAATTCCCTTTGTCAACTTCCTCGGAAATATGAGAgtaatcaaacttttttttatctaGTTAACGGTTGTTAATACTGCTGTAGAATTAAActgtaaaactaaaaaatattgttgattttgTCCGTGAAAATAAATCAACTGGTATGGGTGAACGTTAAGTTAAAACTTGTGTCAAGCGTTTAAAGTACACACTGAAATAATAAACAGTTGACATGGCTTTTAGGGCTTTAGTTTTTACTCACtatgatttgaaatatacataattgagccgcgccatgagaaaaccaacagtgtgggtttgcgaccagcatggatccagaccagcctgcgcatccgcgcagtctggtcaggatccatgctgttcgctaacag
This window of the Mercenaria mercenaria strain notata chromosome 5, MADL_Memer_1, whole genome shotgun sequence genome carries:
- the LOC123557224 gene encoding uncharacterized protein LOC123557224, which produces MHSFMYLLLIWIFCVPEAVQPWWQKKAKTGEKEQPQTGNNRQQRRNPVEEAYKKSFFYRSRDALRHISDELGISRCFDEARNKAKRVRPGNTDRLEAITWISLYSSECSIDKRLLIEDKNANIFPYRLNKELRCTFHTRNRRVRDIFLKAGNMIDEALDILKPTLYTKNLYRGLKENFPYRNRFIEDGFLSTTTDVDRALEFSEGNILLIITPMYGVDIAAYSDYAYEKEVLAKRHTTFDIVKKVKKEKKIKEIIEGLTNMRWYPKTIIYMKQVFPKDNVRNTLSRRQQMKSDSYCKPS